A genomic region of Bacteroidetes bacterium GWF2_43_63 contains the following coding sequences:
- a CDS encoding ABC transporter permease, with product MLKYLLEKEFKQFFRNKALPKMMIIMPLVAVLIFPLAADFEIKNINLSIVDHDKSSYSRLLIQHVQASEYFKVTNVSETFSGALQSVEKGKSDMILEIPTGFEKDLVKEQKTQVLIAANTVNGMKGGIGSSYLASIIRSFSSEVRAEWFSGSSRLNAPRFEIIPDYRFNPQLLYRVTMIPAIMIMILAMVSGFLPALNIVGEKEDGSIEQMNVTPVKKLYFILSKLIPYWALGFVVISISFLVAYIAYGLVPAGNLLVIYVYASLFVFAFSGFGLVISNYAQTIQQAIFMMFFFVITFIFLSGLYTPVENMPGWAQVISNFSPLKYMIQVLRLVYLKGSGFAELTTQLVALISFAVFFNGWAVLSYRKSS from the coding sequence ATGCTGAAATACCTGCTCGAAAAAGAGTTCAAACAGTTTTTCCGGAACAAGGCGCTTCCGAAAATGATGATTATTATGCCGCTGGTAGCCGTTTTGATTTTCCCCCTGGCGGCTGATTTCGAAATCAAAAATATCAATCTGAGTATTGTCGATCACGACAAATCATCGTATTCGCGTTTGCTCATTCAGCATGTGCAGGCATCGGAATATTTCAAAGTGACCAACGTCTCGGAAACGTTTTCCGGTGCTTTGCAATCGGTCGAAAAAGGGAAGTCGGACATGATTCTGGAAATTCCAACCGGCTTCGAAAAAGACCTTGTGAAGGAACAGAAAACACAGGTTTTGATTGCTGCCAACACCGTGAACGGAATGAAAGGAGGCATAGGCAGTTCGTATCTTGCAAGCATCATCCGGAGCTTCAGTTCCGAAGTGAGAGCTGAATGGTTTTCGGGAAGCAGCAGATTGAATGCGCCCCGATTTGAAATCATTCCCGACTATCGTTTCAATCCGCAATTGTTGTATCGGGTGACGATGATACCGGCCATTATGATTATGATTCTGGCTATGGTTTCCGGCTTTTTGCCCGCATTGAATATTGTCGGAGAAAAAGAAGACGGAAGCATCGAACAGATGAATGTAACTCCCGTAAAAAAGTTGTATTTCATTTTGTCGAAGCTTATACCATACTGGGCACTTGGGTTTGTAGTAATCAGTATTTCATTTTTAGTCGCCTATATTGCCTATGGGTTAGTACCGGCCGGAAATCTGCTTGTAATCTACGTTTACGCCTCATTGTTCGTATTTGCATTTTCTGGTTTTGGGTTGGTGATTTCCAATTATGCACAGACCATTCAGCAGGCAATTTTCATGATGTTCTTTTTTGTGATCACATTTATTTTTCTGAGTGGGCTATATACCCCGGTCGAAAATATGCCGGGCTGGGCACAAGTCATCAGCAACTTCAGTCCGTTGAAATATATGATACAGGTGTTGCGTCTGGTTTACCTGAAGGGAAGCGGCTTTGCAGAGTTGACGACTCAGCTTGTAGCTCTGATTTCATTCGCGGTTTTTTTCAATGGATGGGCAGTTTTAAGTTACCGGAAAAGCAGCTGA
- a CDS encoding transporter: protein MSTRLLLLLLLIASIPATSHAQLTLEQCYEKARNNYPLVSQYGLIEKSEAYNLSNAAKAWLPQLSFSAKATWQSEVIELPFTMPGVGEMDHDQYQATLELSQTVWDGGATGARREMYKASSELEKQKYEVDLYTIKERVNQLYFGILLLNEQLNLNAVLLKDLETNYNRVEASMNNGMASQADLDAVRVEQLKAGQMKAELLASEKSFIEMLSAFTGENISIETVFVKPDASLISQETNSILRPEVQLFDAQSNLFASQQKMVRAGTMPKLGLFAQGGYGKPGLNMLSNELNPFFIGGVRLSWNISGFYTQSNEIQLLKINQRGADIQKQTFLFNTNMKIAQQRNEIAKFQELLKSDDEIIRLRQGIQHTTEVRVENGTATASDLIRDLNAVNRSMLDKAMHEMQMLSAMYNLKNSTNQ from the coding sequence ATGTCAACACGACTTTTATTACTCTTGTTGTTGATTGCGTCAATACCGGCAACGTCGCACGCACAGCTGACTTTGGAGCAGTGCTACGAAAAGGCACGCAACAACTATCCTTTGGTGAGTCAGTACGGGCTCATTGAAAAATCCGAAGCATACAATCTTTCAAACGCTGCGAAAGCCTGGTTGCCGCAGCTTTCATTTTCGGCCAAAGCCACCTGGCAATCCGAGGTTATTGAATTGCCTTTTACCATGCCGGGCGTCGGCGAAATGGATCATGATCAGTATCAGGCCACGCTTGAACTGAGCCAGACTGTGTGGGACGGTGGTGCAACAGGTGCGCGCCGCGAAATGTACAAAGCCTCTTCGGAACTGGAAAAACAGAAGTACGAAGTGGATTTGTACACCATTAAAGAAAGAGTAAATCAATTGTATTTCGGAATTCTTTTATTGAATGAACAATTGAATCTGAACGCAGTTTTACTGAAGGATCTCGAAACGAATTACAATCGCGTTGAAGCTTCGATGAACAACGGAATGGCTTCGCAGGCCGATCTCGATGCTGTTCGTGTTGAACAGCTCAAAGCCGGACAAATGAAAGCAGAATTGCTGGCTTCGGAAAAATCATTTATTGAAATGCTGTCGGCATTTACCGGCGAAAATATTTCTATTGAAACAGTATTTGTCAAGCCCGATGCTTCTCTCATTTCGCAGGAGACAAATTCAATTCTTCGTCCTGAGGTGCAGCTGTTCGATGCGCAAAGCAATTTGTTTGCAAGTCAGCAGAAAATGGTTCGGGCCGGAACGATGCCTAAGCTGGGACTATTTGCGCAGGGCGGGTATGGAAAGCCCGGATTGAATATGCTGAGTAATGAATTAAATCCGTTTTTTATTGGCGGGGTGAGGCTCAGCTGGAATATCAGCGGATTTTATACGCAAAGCAACGAGATACAATTATTGAAAATAAATCAGCGTGGAGCCGATATTCAGAAACAGACTTTTTTGTTCAACACCAACATGAAGATTGCACAGCAACGCAACGAAATTGCAAAATTTCAGGAGCTGCTGAAATCGGACGATGAGATTATCCGGCTGCGGCAGGGAATACAGCACACTACCGAAGTGCGTGTTGAAAACGGCACAGCGACAGCGTCGGATCTGATCCGCGATCTGAATGCAGTGAACCGTTCCATGCTTGACAAAGCCATGCATGAAATGCAAATGCTCAGTGCCATGTACAATTTAAAGAATTCAACAAACCAATAA
- a CDS encoding ATPase: protein MSVLVENICKKYGAVQALNGVSFSAEKGEIFGIIGPDGAGKTTLFRILTTLILADSGTALVDGFDVVKDYKKIRHLAGYMPGRFSLYQDLTVEENLKVFASVFNTNIAENYNLIRDIYQQIEPFKKRRAGALSGGMKQKLALSCALIHKPSVLFLDEPTTGVDPVSRKEFWEMLKKLKVEGITILVSTPYMNEAAMCDRIALIQSGKIFKTDTPDNIVKDFGEIIWAVRSRNMSKLLTDLRNHPSTGICYAFGDAHHVLIEDAALTTEELKMSLTAQGHEMVDAFPIEAGIEDCFIHLSTKK, encoded by the coding sequence ATGTCAGTACTTGTCGAAAATATCTGCAAAAAATACGGTGCTGTTCAGGCATTAAATGGCGTCAGTTTTTCCGCCGAAAAAGGAGAAATATTTGGCATCATCGGACCCGACGGAGCTGGGAAGACCACTTTGTTCCGAATACTCACCACGTTGATTCTTGCAGACAGCGGAACCGCTCTGGTAGATGGTTTTGATGTAGTGAAAGACTACAAGAAAATCCGGCATCTGGCCGGGTACATGCCCGGACGTTTCTCGTTGTATCAGGACCTGACTGTTGAAGAAAATCTAAAAGTATTTGCCAGTGTTTTCAATACCAACATTGCTGAAAACTACAATTTGATCCGCGACATATACCAACAGATTGAACCATTTAAAAAACGCCGGGCAGGAGCATTGTCAGGCGGAATGAAACAAAAACTCGCCCTGAGTTGTGCACTGATTCATAAACCATCGGTGTTGTTTCTCGATGAGCCCACTACCGGTGTGGATCCCGTTTCGCGCAAAGAATTCTGGGAGATGCTGAAGAAATTGAAAGTTGAAGGAATCACCATTCTTGTATCGACCCCATATATGAATGAAGCTGCCATGTGCGACCGCATCGCCCTGATTCAGTCGGGAAAGATTTTCAAAACCGATACACCGGATAACATAGTAAAGGATTTTGGCGAAATCATCTGGGCAGTCAGAAGCCGCAACATGTCAAAGCTGCTGACTGATCTGAGAAACCATCCTTCCACCGGCATCTGTTATGCTTTCGGAGATGCGCACCATGTCCTTATTGAAGATGCTGCGCTGACAACCGAAGAACTGAAAATGTCTCTAACTGCACAAGGTCACGAAATGGTTGATGCCTTTCCGATTGAGGCAGGAATTGAAGATTGTTTTATTCACTTAAGCACCAAAAAATAA
- a CDS encoding multidrug ABC transporter permease, producing MRQFWIFTQKEFYHILRDRWTMIILLVLPVVMLILFGYAITTEIRNSHFVVFDPSRDVATQGIVNKLETSEYFVFDGYVNSPQEAEQIFQQGDIGMFIIFGENFYNSMLHTGDAQVRIVTDGSDPNTANTLTLYAQNLMLSYQQDIFKSAAVPYQIEPEIRLLYNPTMKGLYNTVPGVMGMLIMLVCAMMTSVSIVREKEKGNMEILLVSPMKPISIILAKVVPFFMISLLNFATIIFIATVIMGVPVNGSWLLLIAVSLLFIFVSLAIGILISTLVSRQMVALLASAMGLLLPAVLLSGLIFPVSSMPFALQMVAQILPVKWYIEATRAIMIMGVGFSAIATQVVVLSTMAILLLVLSLRNFKIRLD from the coding sequence ATGAGACAGTTTTGGATATTTACTCAGAAAGAATTTTATCACATCCTTCGTGACCGATGGACCATGATAATTTTGTTGGTGCTGCCCGTTGTTATGCTCATTCTTTTCGGCTATGCCATCACCACCGAAATCCGCAATTCCCATTTTGTTGTGTTTGACCCTTCGCGCGATGTTGCAACACAGGGCATCGTAAACAAACTCGAAACCAGCGAGTATTTTGTATTCGACGGATATGTAAACAGTCCCCAGGAAGCAGAACAAATTTTCCAACAAGGCGATATTGGAATGTTTATCATTTTCGGAGAGAACTTTTACAACAGCATGCTGCATACCGGAGATGCGCAGGTGAGAATTGTTACCGACGGGTCTGATCCAAATACTGCGAATACGCTCACGCTGTATGCACAGAATCTGATGCTCTCGTACCAGCAGGATATTTTCAAATCGGCAGCAGTTCCGTATCAGATTGAACCGGAGATCAGACTGCTGTATAATCCCACCATGAAAGGATTGTACAATACGGTGCCTGGGGTGATGGGCATGCTCATCATGCTTGTTTGCGCCATGATGACATCCGTTTCTATTGTGCGTGAAAAAGAAAAGGGCAATATGGAAATTCTGCTTGTTTCGCCCATGAAACCCATCAGTATTATTCTGGCGAAAGTGGTTCCGTTTTTCATGATATCGTTGTTGAATTTTGCCACCATCATTTTTATAGCCACTGTTATTATGGGGGTGCCGGTAAACGGAAGCTGGTTATTACTGATTGCCGTTTCACTGCTTTTCATTTTTGTATCGCTGGCCATTGGCATTCTGATTTCCACTCTCGTCAGCAGGCAGATGGTTGCTTTGCTCGCCTCGGCAATGGGGTTGCTGTTACCTGCCGTTTTATTGTCGGGACTGATATTTCCTGTTTCAAGCATGCCGTTTGCGTTGCAAATGGTTGCGCAGATTTTACCGGTGAAGTGGTATATCGAAGCAACACGCGCGATTATGATCATGGGTGTTGGATTTTCCGCTATAGCTACACAGGTGGTCGTATTGTCAACTATGGCCATTTTACTTCTTGTTCTTAGTTTGCGAAATTTCAAAATCAGACTGGATTAA